One genomic window of Halovivax cerinus includes the following:
- a CDS encoding ArsR family transcriptional regulator produces MSDLDVLEFLDGHELDDFTAPPATIAKNMDPTKGTIQQRVRILNAAGLIEKEDEKGGYYRLTGLGRRYLEAELLDEEEDQLKEFDPSDV; encoded by the coding sequence GAGCGATCTCGACGTCCTCGAGTTCCTCGACGGGCACGAACTGGACGATTTCACGGCACCTCCCGCGACGATCGCCAAGAACATGGACCCGACCAAGGGGACGATCCAGCAGCGCGTTCGAATCTTGAACGCCGCAGGGCTCATCGAGAAGGAAGACGAGAAGGGCGGGTACTATCGTCTCACGGGACTCGGTCGACGATACCTGGAGGCCGAGTTACTCGACGAGGAAGAGGACCAGCTCAAGGAGTTCGATCCGTCCGACGTCTAA